Proteins encoded by one window of Chthonomonadales bacterium:
- a CDS encoding carbohydrate ABC transporter permease → MATPARRLASHLLLSLVAATTLVPFLWMVLASFKPLAEVEQLSPLPSVWQPANYVRVFDRIPFARYYFNSLFVAAWVTFLQCLTSAMAAFAFARLRWPLRDGVFRLYLATLMIPGVVTMIPNYTLMVKLHMLDSYSGLIVPAAFSAFGTFLLRQFMLTIPPALDEAASMDGATPWQVFWDVVLPLARPGLITLAIFTFMGNYGSFFWPLVLIKSEHLRTLPIGMLFFDTNYGRQTNLIMAASVMNIIPLVVLFLVSQKFLVRGIQLGAVKG, encoded by the coding sequence ATGGCCACCCCCGCGCGCCGCCTGGCCAGCCATCTGCTGCTCTCGCTCGTGGCCGCAACCACGCTCGTGCCCTTCCTCTGGATGGTGCTCGCGAGCTTCAAGCCCCTGGCCGAGGTGGAGCAGCTCAGCCCGCTCCCGAGCGTGTGGCAGCCCGCCAACTACGTCAGGGTGTTCGATCGCATCCCCTTCGCCCGCTACTACTTCAACAGCCTGTTTGTGGCCGCGTGGGTCACGTTTCTTCAGTGTCTCACGAGCGCCATGGCGGCCTTCGCCTTCGCCCGCCTGCGGTGGCCACTCCGCGACGGCGTGTTCCGGCTCTATCTGGCGACGCTGATGATCCCTGGCGTGGTGACCATGATCCCCAACTACACGCTCATGGTTAAGCTGCACATGCTCGACTCCTACAGCGGGCTGATCGTGCCGGCCGCCTTCAGCGCGTTCGGCACCTTCCTGCTGCGGCAGTTCATGCTCACCATCCCGCCCGCGCTCGACGAGGCCGCCTCCATGGACGGCGCGACGCCCTGGCAGGTGTTCTGGGACGTCGTGCTCCCTCTGGCGCGCCCCGGGCTGATCACGCTGGCCATCTTTACCTTCATGGGCAACTACGGCTCGTTCTTCTGGCCCCTGGTGCTGATCAAGTCGGAGCACCTGCGCACGCTGCCGATCGGGATGCTCTTCTTCGACACCAACTACGGCCGACAGACGAACCTGATCATGGCGGCGAGCGTGATGAACATCATCCCGCTCGTGGTGCTGTTCCTGGTGTCGCAGAAGTTCCTGGTGCGCGGCATCCAACTCGGCGCGGTGAAGGGATAG
- a CDS encoding sugar ABC transporter permease, whose product MTRRARRNDLRAAMAFLLPNFLGFVIFTSGPVLFSLGVSFTNWNLQQTVPFRWTGVGNFVKLTQDRDFWLYAVNTVYFLIGIPLSIAGSLALALLLSQRLRGIVVYRTLFYLPSFTSGVALMILWKALYNPDFGPINAFLDWLGHTLRVALPQPEWLLSTRNLLGLQVEQVGVALRQWGLGARDAIVIMGIWTAIGGNNMLLYLAALTNVPQELTEAASLDGAGRWEVFRYVTWPQLAPTTFFIVVMSFIGGLQGGFEQARVMTSGGPAGTTTTLAYYIYTKAFEEFQIGYASAISWVLFAIIFAVTLVNWRFGSKELSY is encoded by the coding sequence ATGACCAGGCGCGCGCGGCGAAACGACCTGCGGGCCGCCATGGCCTTCCTGCTCCCCAACTTCCTGGGGTTTGTCATCTTCACCAGCGGGCCCGTGCTCTTCTCGCTTGGCGTCAGCTTCACCAACTGGAACCTGCAGCAGACGGTGCCCTTCCGCTGGACGGGTGTCGGCAACTTCGTGAAGTTGACGCAGGACCGGGACTTCTGGCTCTACGCTGTCAACACGGTCTACTTCCTGATCGGCATCCCCCTGTCGATCGCCGGCTCCCTCGCGCTGGCGCTGCTGCTCAGCCAGCGGCTGCGCGGCATCGTGGTCTATCGCACGCTCTTCTACCTTCCCAGCTTCACCAGCGGCGTCGCCCTGATGATCCTCTGGAAGGCGCTCTACAACCCGGACTTCGGCCCCATCAACGCCTTCCTGGACTGGCTCGGCCACACGCTGCGCGTGGCGCTACCACAGCCGGAGTGGCTGCTCTCGACGCGCAACCTGCTGGGGCTGCAGGTGGAGCAGGTGGGGGTCGCCCTGCGCCAGTGGGGGCTCGGCGCGCGCGACGCGATCGTCATCATGGGGATCTGGACGGCCATCGGCGGCAACAACATGCTGCTCTACCTGGCCGCGCTCACGAACGTGCCGCAGGAGCTCACGGAGGCCGCCTCGCTGGACGGCGCCGGGCGCTGGGAGGTCTTCCGCTACGTCACCTGGCCGCAACTGGCGCCCACGACCTTCTTCATCGTGGTGATGAGCTTCATCGGCGGCCTGCAGGGGGGCTTCGAGCAGGCCCGCGTGATGACCTCCGGCGGCCCGGCGGGCACCACCACCACCCTGGCCTACTACATCTACACGAAGGCGTTCGAGGAGTTCCAGATCGGCTACGCGTCGGCAATCTCCTGGGTACTCTTCGCCATCATCTTCGCTGTGACGCTGGTGAACTGGCGGTTCGGCAGCAAGGAGCTCAGCTACTGA
- a CDS encoding extracellular solute-binding protein codes for MRTFFAVTLAALFLLSVAAWRLQPRLVEPGKTPLVWTSDDNPTRREQISLFNRLNPDISLRLDPNNAGMEKVIVQSLAGVGPDVFDCYDGFQLSAYVRAGIAVDVSRDLARAGIDVRRDLWSATTPNFVLDGRAYGFPTNVAVNGIWFNKDLFDRAGIPYPRGPWKWDALVRLGQRLTQRDTRGRIRQFGLVCDWYNWPHFVLQWGGRVYSPDGTRCVVDGPRTIAAIQFMHDLIYRYRVMPSPVEEAAMATQGGWGSGTITQFGAGRAAMALGGRWWLCTLRDYKGLRLGAVESPHLGRRVFRGYGRATLVNRTSPRRAAAIRFLLYEAGQPYNELVNAQADGIAPVIRFAYTPAYLHNPAHPEEDYNAVWRDMMREGVPDQVSPFVNGQAASRILNKQLDLVKNDQKSAAAAMRTAARLVNEEIQKTLNEDPSLRRRYDELTRGTAP; via the coding sequence GTGCGCACCTTCTTCGCCGTGACCCTGGCGGCGCTGTTCCTCCTCTCCGTTGCGGCCTGGCGCCTGCAGCCGCGGCTCGTGGAGCCGGGGAAGACGCCGCTCGTATGGACGAGCGACGACAACCCAACCCGCCGCGAGCAGATCTCCCTGTTCAACCGGCTCAACCCGGACATCTCGCTGCGCCTCGACCCCAACAACGCCGGCATGGAGAAGGTCATCGTGCAGTCGCTCGCCGGCGTCGGCCCCGACGTGTTCGACTGCTATGACGGCTTCCAGCTCTCCGCCTACGTGCGCGCCGGCATCGCCGTGGACGTGAGCCGCGACCTGGCCCGGGCGGGCATCGACGTTCGCCGCGACCTCTGGTCGGCGACCACGCCTAACTTCGTGCTGGACGGCCGCGCCTACGGCTTCCCCACCAACGTGGCGGTCAACGGGATCTGGTTTAACAAGGACCTGTTCGACCGCGCAGGCATTCCCTATCCGCGCGGCCCCTGGAAGTGGGACGCCCTGGTGCGCCTCGGGCAGAGGCTCACCCAGCGCGACACCCGGGGCCGCATACGGCAGTTTGGCCTGGTATGCGACTGGTACAACTGGCCGCACTTCGTGCTGCAGTGGGGAGGGCGCGTCTACTCGCCGGACGGCACGCGGTGCGTGGTGGACGGCCCGCGGACGATCGCGGCCATCCAGTTCATGCACGACCTGATCTACCGTTACCGCGTGATGCCCAGCCCCGTGGAGGAGGCAGCGATGGCGACGCAGGGCGGCTGGGGCTCCGGCACCATCACGCAGTTTGGCGCCGGGCGCGCCGCCATGGCGCTGGGCGGGCGCTGGTGGCTCTGCACGCTGCGCGACTACAAGGGGTTGCGCCTCGGGGCGGTCGAGTCGCCGCACCTCGGGCGGCGCGTGTTTCGCGGGTACGGCCGCGCCACGCTCGTCAACCGCACCAGCCCGCGGCGCGCGGCGGCCATCCGCTTCCTGCTCTATGAGGCCGGCCAGCCCTACAACGAGCTCGTCAACGCGCAGGCCGACGGCATCGCGCCGGTCATCCGGTTCGCCTACACACCGGCCTACCTGCACAACCCGGCCCACCCCGAGGAGGACTACAACGCGGTCTGGCGCGATATGATGCGCGAGGGCGTGCCGGACCAGGTGAGCCCTTTCGTCAACGGCCAGGCCGCGTCGCGCATCCTCAACAAGCAGCTCGATCTGGTCAAGAACGATCAGAAGTCGGCCGCGGCGGCCATGCGAACCGCGGCGCGCTTGGTGAACGAGGAGATCCAGAAGACACTGAACGAGGACCCGTCGCTGCGCCGCCGCTACGACGAGTTGACGCGCGGCACCGCTCCGTAG
- a CDS encoding phosphomannomutase/phosphoglucomutase, producing the protein MVDPKVFRAYDIRAIVPDLVDEESIYYGKVGAADTFQAPLEPDGVAQIGRGLAKLFGEKTVAVGRDARLSGPAWADALIDGLTSQGVDVVDLGLTTTDTVYFVSGHSNLPAVQITASHCTRELNGMKIVRAGAQVVGQGSGMEELRDIVMAGGFRPAAQTGTRTKRDPLPEYIDHLMQFVDPAKLRAFHVVGDAGNGVGGLVCAALLERIPHVRLDPMFFDPDGRFPNHEANPSVLENIRDLVARVPAVKADFGVAWDGDADRVYFLDERGHSIPGDFVTALVARYFLAKTPGAAIVYDLRSSWAVRDWVLRLGGRPISERVGHSYIKRTMRAENAVFGGEVSGHYYFREHFYADNGFIPFLAMMEMLSAPGATTLSALVAGLGDYHLSGEINSRVADPKAVIARLGELYADGETDYRDGITVHYPDWHFNVRPSANDPVVRLNLEARTQEMMERKRDEVLSVVRG; encoded by the coding sequence ATGGTCGACCCGAAGGTGTTCCGCGCCTATGACATCCGCGCGATCGTCCCCGACCTCGTCGACGAGGAGAGCATCTACTACGGCAAGGTGGGCGCGGCCGACACGTTCCAGGCGCCCCTGGAGCCCGACGGAGTCGCGCAGATCGGGCGCGGGCTGGCGAAGCTGTTCGGCGAGAAGACCGTGGCGGTGGGGCGCGACGCGCGCCTCTCCGGCCCCGCGTGGGCCGACGCGCTGATCGACGGCCTCACCTCGCAGGGCGTCGACGTCGTGGATCTGGGCCTGACCACCACCGATACGGTCTACTTCGTCTCGGGCCATTCGAACCTGCCCGCAGTGCAGATCACGGCGTCCCACTGCACGCGCGAGCTCAACGGAATGAAGATCGTACGCGCCGGCGCTCAGGTGGTGGGCCAGGGCTCCGGCATGGAGGAGTTGCGCGACATCGTGATGGCCGGCGGCTTCCGCCCCGCAGCCCAGACGGGGACCCGCACGAAGCGCGATCCCCTGCCGGAGTACATCGACCACCTGATGCAGTTCGTGGATCCGGCGAAGCTGCGAGCCTTCCACGTGGTCGGCGACGCCGGCAACGGCGTGGGCGGGCTGGTCTGCGCGGCGCTCCTCGAGCGCATCCCGCACGTGCGCCTCGACCCCATGTTCTTCGACCCCGATGGGCGCTTCCCCAACCACGAGGCCAACCCCTCCGTGCTCGAGAACATCCGCGACCTGGTCGCCCGCGTGCCGGCGGTGAAGGCCGACTTCGGCGTGGCCTGGGACGGCGACGCGGACCGCGTCTACTTCCTGGACGAGCGTGGGCACTCCATCCCTGGCGACTTCGTGACGGCGCTCGTGGCCCGCTACTTCCTGGCGAAGACACCCGGCGCCGCCATCGTCTACGACCTGCGCTCCTCGTGGGCCGTGCGCGACTGGGTGCTGCGTCTCGGCGGGCGCCCCATCTCCGAGCGCGTCGGTCACTCCTACATCAAGCGCACCATGCGCGCCGAGAACGCGGTGTTTGGCGGCGAGGTGAGCGGGCACTACTACTTCCGCGAGCACTTCTACGCGGACAACGGCTTCATCCCGTTCCTGGCGATGATGGAGATGCTCTCCGCGCCCGGCGCCACCACGCTGAGCGCGCTCGTGGCCGGCCTGGGCGACTACCATCTTTCCGGAGAGATCAACTCCAGGGTGGCCGACCCCAAAGCCGTGATCGCCAGGCTCGGCGAGCTCTACGCCGACGGCGAGACCGACTACCGCGACGGGATCACCGTTCACTACCCGGACTGGCACTTCAACGTGCGCCCCTCGGCCAACGACCCGGTGGTGCGCCTGAACCTGGAGGCCAGGACCCAAGAGATGATGGAGCGCAAGCGCGACGAGGTGCTGAGCGTGGTGCGCGGCTGA